From Nocardioides daedukensis, the proteins below share one genomic window:
- the cofC gene encoding 2-phospho-L-lactate guanylyltransferase → MSGPSSFTMLVPVKPPAFGKSRLSTLPDETRIALATAFAQDTIGAALRASRVAQVLVVTDDFRFATIASGLGCAVIPDGVQGDLNGSLVQAAHEAARRWPASPIAALCADLPALDPGDLDAALEQVPTDRAAFVMDAVGTGTTMYAAPGVDHFTPQFGVGSCAAHTAVGALPLAGELASLRQDVDEAGDLGKALLLGVGEHTAGSI, encoded by the coding sequence ATGTCAGGGCCTTCCTCGTTCACCATGCTCGTGCCGGTCAAGCCACCGGCGTTCGGGAAGTCGCGTCTCTCCACGCTTCCCGACGAGACCAGGATCGCCCTGGCGACCGCGTTCGCGCAGGACACCATCGGTGCTGCGCTGCGCGCCTCACGCGTCGCCCAGGTGCTCGTGGTGACCGATGACTTCCGTTTCGCCACGATCGCCTCCGGGCTCGGTTGTGCCGTCATCCCCGACGGCGTGCAGGGCGACCTGAACGGTTCCCTGGTCCAGGCCGCGCACGAGGCCGCCCGACGCTGGCCGGCATCCCCGATCGCCGCGTTGTGCGCCGACCTGCCGGCCCTCGATCCTGGTGACCTGGATGCCGCGCTGGAGCAGGTGCCCACCGATCGTGCGGCGTTCGTGATGGATGCCGTCGGGACCGGGACGACGATGTATGCCGCGCCCGGCGTCGACCACTTCACCCCGCAGTTCGGTGTCGGATCGTGTGCGGCACACACTGCGGTCGGAGCCCTCCCGCTCGCCGGAGAGCTGGCCTCGCTGCGCCAGGACGTCGATGAGGCCGGTGACCTCGGGAAGGCGCTGTTGCTCGGCGTCGGCGAGCACACCGCCGGGAGCATCTGA
- the leuC gene encoding 3-isopropylmalate dehydratase large subunit, translated as MGKTLAEKVWDEHVVRSADGEPDLLFIDLHLIHEVTSPQAFDGLRLAGRGVRRPDLTLATEDHNVPTLDWDKPIADPVSKTQVDTLRRNAEEFGVRLHPLGDVEQGIVHVVGPQLGLTQPGMTIVCGDSHTSTHGAFGAIAFGIGTSEVEHVLATQTLMQAKPKTMAVTVNGSLPEGVTAKDLVLTLITHTGTGGGQGYIVEYRGQAIEELSMEGRMTVCNMSIEWGAKAGMIAPDQTTFDYIEGKPEAPKGADWDAAVEHWKSLVTDSDATFDKEIVLDASVMTPFVTWGTNPGQGVPLGGNVPTPSDFEEEQDRVAAENALKYMGLEAGTPMREVKVDTVFVGSCTNGRIEDLRLAADIIKGHKVADGTRLLVVPGSVRVRMQAESEGLHEIFIASGAEWRGAGCSMCLGMNPDQLTPGERSASTSNRNFEGRQGKGGRTHLVSIPVAAATAVRGTLSSPADLSDLAVAGA; from the coding sequence ATGGGCAAGACACTTGCCGAGAAGGTGTGGGACGAACACGTCGTTCGTAGTGCGGACGGAGAGCCGGACCTGCTCTTCATCGACCTCCACCTCATCCACGAGGTCACCTCGCCCCAGGCGTTCGACGGCCTGCGCCTGGCCGGGCGCGGGGTTCGCCGTCCCGACCTGACCCTGGCGACCGAGGACCACAACGTCCCCACGCTCGACTGGGACAAGCCGATCGCCGACCCGGTCTCCAAGACCCAGGTCGACACGCTGCGCAGGAACGCCGAGGAGTTCGGCGTACGCCTGCACCCGCTCGGTGACGTCGAGCAGGGCATCGTCCACGTGGTCGGCCCGCAGCTCGGTCTCACCCAGCCCGGGATGACGATCGTCTGCGGCGACTCGCACACCAGCACCCACGGCGCCTTCGGCGCTATCGCCTTCGGCATCGGCACCTCCGAGGTGGAGCACGTGCTGGCCACCCAGACCCTGATGCAGGCGAAGCCGAAGACGATGGCCGTCACCGTCAACGGCAGCCTGCCCGAGGGCGTCACCGCCAAGGACCTGGTGCTCACCCTGATCACCCACACCGGCACCGGTGGTGGACAGGGCTACATCGTGGAATACCGCGGCCAGGCCATCGAGGAGCTCTCGATGGAGGGACGGATGACCGTCTGCAACATGTCCATCGAGTGGGGCGCCAAGGCCGGGATGATCGCGCCCGACCAGACCACCTTCGACTACATCGAGGGCAAGCCCGAAGCGCCGAAGGGCGCTGACTGGGACGCCGCAGTCGAGCACTGGAAGTCCCTGGTCACCGACTCCGACGCCACCTTCGACAAGGAGATCGTCCTCGACGCATCGGTGATGACGCCGTTCGTGACCTGGGGGACCAACCCGGGCCAGGGCGTGCCGCTGGGCGGCAACGTTCCCACCCCGAGCGACTTCGAGGAGGAGCAGGACCGCGTCGCTGCCGAGAACGCCCTGAAGTACATGGGTCTCGAGGCCGGCACCCCGATGCGCGAGGTCAAGGTCGACACCGTCTTCGTCGGCTCGTGCACCAACGGTCGGATCGAGGACCTGCGCCTTGCCGCAGACATCATCAAGGGGCACAAGGTCGCCGACGGCACCCGACTGCTCGTCGTGCCCGGCTCGGTCCGGGTGCGGATGCAGGCCGAGTCCGAGGGCCTGCACGAGATCTTCATCGCGTCCGGAGCAGAGTGGCGTGGTGCCGGATGCTCGATGTGCCTGGGCATGAACCCCGACCAGCTCACTCCCGGTGAGCGGAGCGCCTCGACCTCCAACCGCAACTTCGAAGGTCGCCAGGGCAAGGGTGGTCGCACCCACCTGGTCTCCATCCCGGTGGCCGCAGCGACCGCCGTTCGCGGCACCCTCTCCTCACCGGCCGACCTGTCCGACCTCGCCGTCGCCGGCGCCTGA
- a CDS encoding DNA-3-methyladenine glycosylase 2 codes for MHTDREACYQAVKSKDRRFDGVFYTAVRTTGIYCRPSCPARTPALKNVSFHPTAAAAQSAGFRACKRCLPDATPGSPDWDVAADVAGRAMRLINDGVVEREGVDGLAAALGFSTRHLGRLLTDELGAGPLALARARRAQTARVLIETTSMTFADIAFAAGFSSIRQFNDTIREVYASSPSQLRGRRTGSAQTGQLELRLACRAPFAGSTLLSFLAKRAVPGVEVVEGATYARTLRLPHGTGTVRLDLHDHDERGGTAMVPATFWLTDLRDTGAALERVRRLLDADCDPVAVADFFAEDALIGPVTRAVPGLRVPGHVDGDELAVRAVLGQQISVVRARNLAGMLTARFGEPVDSPLEGLTHIFPTAATLAGLGDEAASGAFRMPKARARALVALGAALEAGEPSLDRAAPRDDVRRALLGLPGIGAWTADYIAMRALGDPDIFLPTDVGVRNALAGRADGPAAIAELAEAWRPWRSYALMHLWQSLSTGAEHDQPRQEENG; via the coding sequence ATGCACACGGACCGGGAAGCCTGCTACCAAGCGGTCAAGAGCAAGGACCGTCGATTCGACGGGGTCTTCTACACCGCGGTGCGCACCACCGGGATCTATTGCCGACCCTCGTGCCCGGCCCGCACCCCGGCACTCAAGAACGTGTCCTTCCACCCGACTGCCGCTGCGGCACAGAGCGCCGGATTCCGGGCCTGCAAGCGTTGCCTGCCCGACGCCACTCCCGGCAGTCCGGACTGGGATGTCGCCGCCGACGTGGCCGGGAGAGCGATGCGGTTGATCAACGACGGTGTGGTCGAGCGCGAGGGTGTCGACGGCCTGGCCGCTGCCCTCGGGTTCTCCACCAGGCACCTGGGCCGACTCCTCACCGACGAGCTCGGCGCCGGACCGCTGGCCCTGGCCAGGGCACGTCGGGCACAGACCGCTCGAGTGCTGATCGAGACGACGTCGATGACGTTCGCTGACATCGCGTTCGCGGCCGGCTTCTCCAGCATCCGCCAGTTCAACGACACGATCCGCGAGGTCTACGCCAGCTCGCCGAGTCAGCTGCGCGGTCGGCGTACAGGTTCGGCGCAGACCGGCCAGCTGGAGCTGCGCCTGGCCTGTCGCGCACCGTTCGCGGGATCGACGCTGCTCTCGTTCCTGGCCAAGCGCGCCGTGCCCGGGGTCGAGGTCGTCGAGGGCGCCACCTATGCGCGCACGCTGCGGCTCCCGCACGGCACCGGCACGGTCCGCCTGGACTTGCACGACCACGACGAGCGTGGTGGCACAGCCATGGTCCCTGCGACGTTCTGGCTCACCGACCTGCGGGACACCGGAGCAGCTCTCGAGCGGGTACGACGTCTGCTCGACGCGGACTGTGACCCGGTGGCGGTCGCGGACTTCTTCGCCGAGGATGCGCTGATCGGTCCGGTCACCCGCGCGGTGCCGGGCCTACGGGTGCCGGGTCACGTGGACGGTGACGAGCTTGCCGTGCGTGCCGTCCTCGGCCAGCAGATCAGCGTGGTCCGGGCGCGGAACCTGGCCGGGATGCTCACCGCCCGGTTCGGTGAGCCGGTGGATTCGCCACTCGAGGGCCTCACCCACATCTTCCCCACCGCGGCGACCCTCGCCGGTCTCGGTGACGAGGCCGCGAGCGGCGCCTTCCGGATGCCGAAGGCGCGCGCACGGGCGCTGGTGGCGCTGGGCGCTGCCCTCGAGGCGGGCGAGCCGTCGTTGGACCGGGCCGCGCCGCGCGACGACGTACGCCGGGCACTGCTGGGCCTGCCCGGCATCGGCGCGTGGACAGCCGACTACATCGCGATGCGGGCCCTCGGCGACCCGGACATCTTCCTTCCGACCGACGTGGGCGTGCGCAACGCCCTGGCGGGGCGGGCCGACGGACCGGCGGCGATCGCCGAGCTGGCCGAGGCCTGGCGGCCCTGGCGGTCCTATGCCCTGATGCACCTGTGGCAGTCCCTGTCGACCGGAGCCGAGCACGACCAACCACGACAAGAGGAGAATGGCTGA
- a CDS encoding response regulator, producing MTDLSVLVVDDDFMVASIHTRFVERTPGFRVVGVAATAGAAKQEIERLRPDLVLLDVHLPDMTGIELLRTLRAEGNDIGVVMVTAAREADTVRAASANGAAHYLVKPFEYDDLRVRLDAFATAHTALRTGGAADQGDIDAVFAPLAAQGRSALPKGLSPETADAVLGSLRAAGDLSASECAEAVGISRVSVRRYLEHFVSTGQASVRLRYGTGRPERRYHST from the coding sequence ATGACGGACCTGAGCGTCCTCGTCGTCGACGACGACTTCATGGTCGCCTCCATCCACACCCGCTTCGTCGAGCGGACGCCCGGCTTCAGGGTGGTCGGGGTGGCGGCGACGGCCGGGGCGGCGAAGCAGGAGATCGAGCGACTGCGACCGGATCTGGTGCTGCTCGACGTGCACCTGCCCGACATGACCGGCATCGAGCTGCTCCGCACGTTGCGCGCGGAGGGCAACGACATCGGCGTGGTCATGGTGACCGCGGCACGTGAGGCCGACACCGTGCGTGCCGCGTCCGCGAACGGAGCAGCGCACTACCTCGTCAAGCCCTTCGAGTACGACGACCTGCGCGTGCGGTTGGACGCCTTCGCGACCGCGCACACCGCTCTGCGTACCGGAGGCGCTGCGGACCAGGGTGACATCGACGCCGTCTTCGCGCCGTTGGCCGCGCAGGGGCGATCTGCGTTGCCCAAGGGCTTGAGCCCGGAGACCGCCGATGCGGTGCTGGGTTCCCTGCGTGCCGCGGGGGACCTGTCCGCGAGCGAGTGCGCTGAGGCGGTGGGGATCTCGCGGGTCTCGGTGCGTCGCTACCTCGAGCACTTCGTCAGCACGGGCCAGGCCTCGGTGCGGTTGAGATATGGCACCGGCCGACCCGAGCGGCGCTATCACTCGACCTGA
- the leuD gene encoding 3-isopropylmalate dehydratase small subunit, translating to MDKFTTHTGVAAPLKRSNVDTDQIIPAVYLKRVTRTGFEDGLFAAWRNDPEFVLNKPEYSSASVLVAGPDFGTGSSREHAVWALQNYGFKAVISSRFADIFRGNSGKAGLLAAQVDEKVVQKIWDHLDEHPGATVTLDLETRTVRAGEGPDAIEDSFDIDDYTRYRLLNGLDDIGITLSNEADISAFEATRPSFMPATL from the coding sequence ATGGACAAGTTCACCACCCACACCGGTGTCGCCGCCCCGCTGAAGCGGAGCAACGTGGACACCGACCAGATCATCCCCGCGGTCTATCTCAAGCGGGTGACTCGCACGGGCTTCGAGGACGGTCTCTTCGCCGCTTGGCGCAACGACCCCGAGTTCGTCCTCAACAAGCCGGAATATTCCTCTGCGTCCGTCCTGGTCGCCGGTCCCGACTTCGGCACCGGGTCCTCGCGCGAGCACGCGGTCTGGGCCCTGCAGAACTATGGCTTCAAGGCTGTCATCTCCTCGCGCTTCGCCGACATCTTCCGGGGCAACTCCGGCAAGGCCGGTCTGCTCGCGGCCCAGGTCGACGAGAAGGTCGTCCAGAAGATCTGGGACCACCTCGACGAGCACCCCGGCGCCACGGTCACGCTGGACCTGGAGACCCGGACCGTGCGAGCAGGGGAGGGCCCTGACGCCATCGAGGATTCCTTCGACATCGACGACTACACGCGCTACCGCTTGCTCAACGGACTCGACGACATCGGCATCACGTTGTCGAACGAAGCCGACATTTCTGCTTTCGAGGCGACGCGACCGTCCTTCATGCCGGCAACACTCTGA
- a CDS encoding sensor histidine kinase produces the protein MTLAGQFLVLQVIVLLVVLACAALFSVRQSDAEFREQRGAPLRAAAQELANIDLVRTAMTSGSIYDSLESYVATTQARTSTTEVYISEPDGTVVVAVDDSVIGQKVPLGERGDRRLRTWTGDLAFGDREAIGAQVPIISEDSELVGVVTVAEAYPTLGDRARRWLPDLVTFLGIGLLLGVVGSWLLSRLIRRRTRGLEPAAIAALADQRDAMLHSIREGVLAVSAEGRVTVLSDSARELLALREDDFEGRRLVDLPLDVGVLEVLVGEDDVHDRVLMVDGRLIVLNRNRIHHEGRAVGTVTTLRDRTELLAMQSELSARESVTETLRAQTHEFNNQLHTISGLVQLEEYGEVSSFIGRLTRRRAEINESVTKRIDDPAVAALLIAKVSLGAERGVDVVLAEDASLPRLAPDLSADVGTVLGNLVDNAVDATVAAGGPRIDVRLRLEDSVVSVQVADTGPGVAEDAAEEIFRRGWSTKSSDASGRGVGLALVQVICERRGGAVSVHNDSGAVFTARLPLEPPEEQA, from the coding sequence ATGACTCTGGCGGGCCAGTTCCTCGTGCTCCAGGTGATCGTGCTGCTGGTCGTGCTCGCCTGTGCCGCACTCTTCTCGGTCCGGCAGAGTGACGCGGAGTTCCGTGAGCAGCGCGGTGCGCCGCTCCGGGCAGCTGCCCAGGAGCTGGCCAACATCGACCTGGTCCGGACCGCGATGACCAGCGGCAGCATCTATGACTCGTTGGAGTCCTACGTGGCCACCACCCAGGCCCGCACCAGCACCACCGAGGTCTACATCTCCGAGCCGGACGGGACGGTGGTGGTGGCCGTCGACGACTCGGTGATCGGCCAGAAGGTGCCCCTGGGCGAACGCGGCGACAGGCGATTGCGGACCTGGACCGGTGACCTGGCCTTCGGGGACCGGGAGGCGATCGGCGCCCAGGTGCCGATCATCAGCGAGGACTCCGAGTTGGTCGGGGTCGTCACCGTGGCCGAGGCATATCCGACCCTGGGCGACCGGGCACGTCGCTGGCTGCCGGACCTGGTCACCTTCCTGGGCATCGGGCTACTCCTTGGTGTCGTCGGATCCTGGCTGCTGTCCCGGTTGATCCGGCGACGCACCAGGGGTCTCGAGCCTGCGGCCATCGCGGCCCTGGCCGACCAGCGCGACGCGATGCTCCACTCGATCCGCGAGGGGGTGCTCGCGGTCTCCGCCGAGGGACGGGTCACCGTGCTCAGCGACAGCGCCCGCGAGCTGCTCGCGCTGCGCGAGGACGACTTCGAGGGCCGCCGGCTGGTCGACCTGCCACTCGACGTCGGGGTCCTCGAGGTGCTCGTCGGCGAGGACGACGTGCACGACCGTGTGCTGATGGTCGACGGACGCCTGATCGTGCTGAACCGGAACCGGATCCACCACGAGGGTCGGGCGGTGGGCACGGTGACGACGCTGCGTGACCGCACCGAGCTGCTGGCGATGCAGAGCGAGCTGAGCGCCCGTGAGTCCGTCACCGAGACGCTGCGCGCACAGACCCATGAGTTCAACAACCAGCTGCACACGATCTCCGGGCTGGTCCAGCTCGAGGAGTATGGCGAGGTCTCCTCCTTCATCGGCCGGCTCACCCGGCGGCGCGCGGAGATCAACGAGTCGGTCACCAAGCGGATCGACGACCCGGCCGTGGCTGCGCTGCTGATCGCGAAGGTGAGCCTGGGGGCCGAACGCGGAGTGGACGTGGTCCTCGCCGAGGACGCCTCGCTCCCGCGGCTGGCCCCCGACCTGTCCGCGGACGTCGGCACGGTGCTGGGGAACCTCGTCGACAACGCGGTCGATGCCACCGTTGCGGCCGGCGGGCCGCGGATCGACGTACGCCTGCGCCTCGAGGACTCGGTGGTCAGCGTGCAGGTTGCGGACACCGGCCCGGGGGTCGCCGAGGACGCCGCGGAGGAGATCTTCCGACGTGGCTGGTCCACGAAGTCCAGTGACGCCAGCGGCCGAGGGGTGGGGCTCGCGCTGGTCCAGGTGATCTGCGAACGTCGTGGGGGAGCGGTGTCGGTGCACAATGACTCGGGCGCCGTGTTCACCGCTCGCCTGCCGTTGGAACCGCCGGAGGAACAAGCATGA
- a CDS encoding lysophospholipid acyltransferase family protein: MAILKPTLNAATRRTWIDGEHIPAEGGCVVALNHVSHVDPLLAALFTYDHGRIPRYLAKAGLFRNKFLGGFLKSAGQIPVERLSANAVGAFDAAVQGVRDGKCVIVYVEGTITRDPDLWPMVGKSGAARIALETGCPVIPVAHWGVQEILAPYGRKPRLLPRKHVVFKAGPPVRLDDLADADRSVETFSRATARIVDDITGLLEDIRGEKAPPVRFDPRKSGVKLIGNPHKDTKKGRRR, encoded by the coding sequence GTGGCAATCCTGAAGCCCACCCTGAACGCCGCGACGAGGCGGACCTGGATCGACGGGGAGCACATCCCGGCCGAGGGTGGCTGCGTCGTGGCCCTCAACCACGTCTCCCACGTCGACCCGCTCCTGGCGGCTCTCTTCACCTATGACCACGGACGGATCCCGCGCTACCTGGCCAAGGCCGGCCTGTTCAGGAACAAGTTCCTCGGCGGCTTCCTCAAGTCCGCAGGGCAGATCCCCGTCGAACGCCTCTCCGCCAACGCAGTGGGCGCCTTCGACGCCGCCGTACAGGGCGTCAGGGACGGCAAGTGCGTCATCGTCTACGTCGAGGGGACGATCACCCGCGACCCCGACCTGTGGCCGATGGTGGGCAAGTCCGGTGCTGCGCGCATCGCGCTGGAAACCGGCTGCCCCGTCATCCCGGTGGCCCACTGGGGCGTGCAGGAGATCCTCGCTCCCTACGGACGCAAGCCCCGGCTCCTGCCGCGCAAGCACGTGGTCTTCAAGGCCGGCCCTCCCGTCCGGCTCGACGACCTGGCTGATGCTGACCGGAGCGTCGAGACGTTCAGCCGGGCCACCGCGCGGATCGTGGATGACATCACCGGCCTGCTCGAGGACATCCGTGGGGAGAAGGCGCCGCCGGTGCGCTTCGACCCCCGCAAGTCCGGTGTGAAGCTGATCGGCAATCCCCACAAGGACACGAAGAAGGGTCGGCGCAGATGA
- a CDS encoding methylated-DNA--[protein]-cysteine S-methyltransferase, with amino-acid sequence MWTVIQSPIGDLRIVERDDAISAIEFSPFGEPRADRPIGDSSPDHPVLVEAARQLEAYFAQELTEFDLPLDPHGTDFQKRVWHELLEVKHGETASYGEIARRLGHTNAASRAVGLANGRNPIPIVIPCHRVIGANGSLTGYAGGMDRKQVLLNLEQPSLF; translated from the coding sequence ATGTGGACCGTCATCCAGAGCCCGATCGGAGACCTGCGCATCGTCGAGCGCGACGATGCGATCTCTGCCATCGAGTTCTCACCGTTTGGTGAGCCTCGTGCGGATCGCCCGATCGGCGACAGCTCCCCGGACCACCCCGTCCTGGTCGAGGCGGCGCGCCAGCTGGAGGCCTACTTCGCCCAGGAGCTGACCGAGTTCGACCTGCCCCTCGATCCGCACGGGACCGACTTCCAGAAGCGGGTCTGGCACGAGCTCCTCGAGGTCAAGCACGGTGAGACCGCGTCCTACGGTGAGATCGCCCGGCGCCTGGGGCACACCAATGCGGCCTCGCGCGCAGTCGGCCTGGCCAACGGGCGCAACCCGATCCCGATCGTCATCCCGTGCCATCGGGTGATCGGTGCGAACGGCTCGCTCACCGGCTACGCCGGCGGGATGGACCGCAAGCAGGTGCTGCTCAACCTCGAGCAGCCGTCATTGTTCTGA
- a CDS encoding IclR family transcriptional regulator, whose translation MDNSSGVGVLDKAALVLAALEAGPATLAGLVAGTGLARPTAHRLAVALEHHRLVARDMQGRFVLGPRLAELSAAAGEDRLLAAAGPVLARLRDITGESAQLWRRQGEHRVCVAAAERPSGLRDTIPVGSQLTMRAGSAAQVLLAWEDPERMHRGLQNAAYSATALSGIRRRGWAQSVGEREQGVASVSAPVRSPSGKIIAAVSVSGPLERLSRQPGRMHAPAVIAAAERLSESLRRAAAE comes from the coding sequence ATGGACAACTCTAGCGGAGTCGGCGTTCTCGACAAAGCCGCCCTGGTGCTCGCCGCACTGGAGGCTGGCCCGGCCACATTGGCCGGACTCGTGGCAGGAACCGGGTTGGCCCGACCCACCGCCCACCGCCTGGCCGTGGCCCTCGAGCACCACCGGCTCGTTGCCCGCGACATGCAGGGTCGCTTCGTGCTCGGCCCGCGCCTGGCGGAGCTCTCCGCCGCTGCCGGCGAGGACCGACTCCTGGCCGCGGCCGGTCCGGTCCTGGCCCGACTGCGCGACATCACCGGCGAGTCCGCGCAGCTGTGGCGCCGCCAGGGTGAGCACCGCGTCTGCGTCGCTGCCGCCGAGCGCCCCAGTGGCCTGCGTGACACCATCCCGGTCGGCTCCCAGCTGACCATGCGTGCCGGTTCCGCCGCGCAGGTCCTGCTGGCCTGGGAGGACCCCGAGCGCATGCACCGTGGCCTGCAGAACGCGGCGTACTCCGCGACCGCTCTCTCCGGCATCCGTCGCCGAGGCTGGGCCCAGTCCGTCGGCGAGCGCGAGCAGGGCGTGGCCTCGGTCTCCGCGCCGGTCCGCTCCCCCAGCGGCAAGATCATCGCCGCGGTCTCGGTCTCCGGCCCGCTCGAGCGCCTCTCCCGCCAGCCCGGCCGGATGCACGCGCCTGCAGTCATCGCCGCAGCCGAGAGGCTCTCGGAGTCCCTGCGCCGAGCCGCCGCGGAGTGA
- a CDS encoding NAD(P)H-dependent glycerol-3-phosphate dehydrogenase → MTKIAVLGAGSWGTAFSLVLADAGADIAMWARREEVAATINERRENSAYLPGIELPPSLRATSEAEEALAGADVVVLGVPSQSLRANLEDWAPSIPSSAVLVSLMKGVELGTTKRMSEVISEVTGAGPERVAVLSGPNLAKEIARREPAASVVACADEDVARKLQALCHTKAFRPYTSVDVVGCEIGGAYKNVVGLAVGMAVGLGFGDNTTASVITRGLAETARLAMAQGANPLTLMGLAGLGDLVATCSSPLSRNRTFGEKLGRGMSTDEIYASTSQVAEGAKSCSSILDLASRNGVDAPIAENVDAVVSGRCTPQEMMEAFIARDTKAETD, encoded by the coding sequence ATGACGAAGATTGCGGTGCTCGGTGCAGGTTCCTGGGGAACTGCGTTCTCGCTCGTGCTGGCCGACGCAGGTGCCGACATCGCGATGTGGGCGCGTCGTGAAGAGGTCGCGGCGACCATCAACGAGCGCAGGGAGAACTCCGCCTATCTCCCGGGCATCGAGCTGCCGCCCAGCCTGCGTGCCACCAGCGAGGCCGAGGAAGCCCTCGCCGGCGCCGACGTGGTCGTGCTCGGGGTGCCCTCGCAGAGCCTGCGCGCCAACCTCGAGGACTGGGCGCCGAGCATCCCGAGCAGTGCGGTCCTGGTCTCCCTCATGAAGGGCGTCGAGCTCGGCACCACCAAGAGGATGAGCGAGGTCATCTCCGAGGTCACCGGCGCCGGCCCGGAGCGGGTCGCGGTGCTCTCCGGCCCCAACCTCGCCAAGGAGATCGCCCGCCGCGAGCCGGCCGCCTCGGTCGTGGCGTGCGCCGACGAGGACGTTGCCCGCAAGCTCCAGGCGCTGTGCCACACCAAGGCGTTCCGTCCCTACACCTCGGTCGACGTGGTCGGGTGCGAGATCGGCGGCGCCTACAAGAACGTCGTCGGACTGGCCGTCGGGATGGCAGTCGGTCTCGGATTCGGCGACAACACCACGGCATCGGTGATCACCCGCGGTCTGGCCGAGACGGCGCGGTTGGCGATGGCGCAGGGCGCCAACCCGCTGACCCTGATGGGCCTGGCCGGTCTCGGCGACCTGGTGGCGACCTGCTCCTCACCGCTCTCGCGCAACCGCACCTTCGGGGAGAAGCTCGGCCGGGGGATGAGCACCGACGAGATCTATGCCAGCACGAGCCAGGTCGCCGAGGGCGCCAAGTCCTGCTCCTCGATCCTCGACCTCGCCTCGCGCAACGGTGTCGATGCCCCGATCGCGGAGAACGTGGATGCGGTGGTCTCGGGGCGCTGCACGCCCCAGGAGATGATGGAGGCGTTCATCGCCCGCGACACCAAGGCCGAGACGGACTGA
- a CDS encoding HU family DNA-binding protein, with protein MNKTQLIDALAARFEGNRKAAAHALESVLDTITREVAKGEKVAITGFGSFEKKIRDARLVRNPRTGEQIKAKKKAIPKFTAGADLKAVISGAKKLPKLTVTKATATAKAATKAATPTKKAPAKKASATKAAAPAKKAPAKKAPAKKASATKAAAPAKKAAAKKAAAKKAPAKKAPAKKAPAKKAPATKTAATKAAAPAKKTATKSAAKQAPAKQAAAKKAPAATAAKKAPAKKAPAKKAGTTKAAAPAKKTATKAAAPAKKAPAKKA; from the coding sequence GTGAACAAGACACAGCTCATTGACGCGCTGGCAGCGCGCTTCGAGGGAAACCGCAAGGCCGCGGCCCACGCGCTCGAGTCCGTGCTGGACACGATCACCCGTGAGGTTGCCAAGGGGGAGAAGGTCGCCATCACTGGCTTCGGCTCCTTCGAGAAGAAGATTCGCGACGCGCGCCTGGTCCGCAACCCCCGCACGGGTGAGCAGATCAAGGCGAAGAAGAAGGCGATCCCGAAGTTCACCGCGGGCGCTGACCTCAAGGCCGTGATCTCTGGCGCGAAGAAGCTCCCCAAGCTCACCGTCACCAAGGCAACGGCAACGGCCAAGGCAGCGACCAAGGCGGCAACGCCGACGAAGAAGGCACCTGCCAAGAAGGCTTCCGCCACCAAGGCTGCAGCCCCCGCGAAGAAGGCACCGGCCAAGAAGGCACCGGCCAAGAAGGCTTCCGCCACCAAGGCTGCGGCGCCTGCCAAGAAGGCTGCTGCAAAGAAGGCTGCTGCGAAGAAGGCCCCGGCGAAGAAGGCGCCCGCCAAGAAGGCACCGGCAAAGAAGGCCCCGGCCACCAAGACCGCGGCCACGAAGGCTGCTGCCCCGGCGAAGAAGACCGCCACCAAGTCCGCAGCCAAGCAGGCACCTGCCAAGCAGGCAGCCGCCAAGAAGGCACCGGCCGCCACCGCTGCCAAGAAGGCCCCGGCGAAGAAGGCCCCGGCCAAGAAGGCGGGCACCACCAAGGCTGCTGCCCCGGCGAAGAAGACCGCCACCAAGGCTGCAGCCCCCGCGAAGAAGGCACCTGCCAAGAAGGCCTGA